TGTCTCATTTCAAGTAAATGAAGGAGAGATATTTGGAATAATAGGCCCTAATGGAGCAGGTAAAACAACTATCCTCAGGCTTATTGCTCGCATATTAGCTCCTAATCGTGGCGAAATAAATGTTTCAGGCAAGGTGTCAACACTAATTGAGCTTGGAGCAGGATTCCATCCTGAACTTACAGGAAGAGAAAATATATGGC
This bacterium DNA region includes the following protein-coding sequences:
- a CDS encoding ATP-binding cassette domain-containing protein, with the protein product FRKGGGTSSIRDLGRIRRRERFWVIRGVSFQVNEGEIFGIIGPNGAGKTTILRLIARILAPNRGEINVSGKVSTLIELGAGFHPELTGRENIW